aataaagcatagacatagcactcaagcaaacaaacataaagaaattgatcaaacacaagtaggaatgcaacagagaataatgcacagacaagaatgatgcatgtctagtcctagtgcaggtaatgagctcatttgtcggtttctacccgctcccgacgtaacccagcattactagccggatatggctttcctgttggctatacccctgtgtacaggaaataacccctctgccaccacagggtccactgcacgcaggaaataacacatctgccactgcagggctgtatgccgacacaccttctgtatacaggaaataacccctctgccactacagaaatggaacaggtggtcacggtacttctgtagcaggaaataacccctctgccttacagaaataaaaaatggatctgtaccgcaggaaagcgtttctcagtggttgcaccattatctatctgactgctacAATGTAGTAGATGAACATATAGATATCTCTgaggttgccttaatgcaacagatgacctctcaataggtcctctactctttatcatattactctcttcgctttgtctctttattctgctctgtttGTTCCTTTCTCTGCGCTTCCTCACTTTATTCTGCTTCCtctatttaacgtatgtatttaaagcttatgtaaatttcggtttgattagttagcctgccccaagtataggttcattaagtctatactgaaatagtttaacttttcatataatacctaaccctattcacaaatcaagaactaactatgttgccctagttcgttcactagtctctgtctgtttcttTGTTNNNNNNNNNNNNNNNNNNNNNNNNNNNNNNNNNNNNNNNNNNNNNNNNNNNNNNNNNNNNNNNNNNNNNNNNNNNNNNNNNNNNNNNNNNNNNNNNNNNNNNNNNNNNNNNNNNNNNNNNNNNNNNNNNNNNNNNNNNNNNNNNNNNNNNNNNNNNNNNNNNNNNNNNNNNNNNNNNNNNNNNNNNNNNNNNNNNNNNNNNNNNNNNNNNNNNNNNNNNNNNNNNNNNNNNNNNNNNNNcctttttcgcattattttattatttttattaaaatattatttttaattaaatattattatttaatattttattattatttattattttattaatatattttcgaaaattaactttactttaacctttaacctttaaaattcactttttaccacccgtaacttttaatatttctacttttaccaccccaacttccagaaattaccatataaccccttaaacaccaaaaattttacttccttgccgttttatgaatcaaaaaggtgttcttcattgttcttcaccacactcaaagtgttcttcatgttcttcataaattcttcagattctttctctgtttttacccgtttttcagtcttttcagcaaccgatttttaccataattcataataaattagcagccactaaaaccccatcttttctacatgatttcaacacaaatttaccctcaatttaagcttagggtttcgttttcccagatgcccaagaacatgaactttaaagcttaaatttcatcaaatttcatcaaaatttcaccaaaactcctaaccgatatggttcaaaaactaggttcttcgcgactgcatcatcgagcttgcctcgggaaaggttctaacttaaagataacataatgacaatgaggattaagatacttgatgatatatcaaaggttctccccttactgatcttccggagaaattcgtactttcagaaaagatctcgcgtactcgaaaatcggggttgttacattctaccctcctaacagaaaattttgccctcaaaatttcagttacctgagaataaatgcgggtaatcggctttcatcttatcttccaattcccaagtgtgctcttcttctcctctttgtccccaagctactttgactaagcgaacagtcttgcctctcAGCTGCTTATCgtttctttctacgatctgaactggtgatgcttgatatgtcaaatggTTTTGTAACTGTattgtctctggttgtaaaatatgactctcgtcgggaatatatttcttaagttgcgagacatgaaaaacatcatgaaggtttgacaaatatggaggaagggctacttgataagctactagaccgactcttttaagtatttggaaaggtcctatgtatcgggggttaagctttttagtcttaagggctctacctattccagtagtcggggttactttaagaaagacatggtctccctcactaaattctaagggtctacgtctattatcggcatagctcttttgacggctctgtgctgtctggatcttctggcgaatcccctttatcttctcagtagttttttgcactaagtctggacctaagacactggcttctccgtcatcattccaacacaatggtgtctgacatcttcttccatagagagcttcatatcgtgccatcccgatactttgttggtaactgttgttgtagacgaactcgaccaatggcaaatacctatcccaactgccctggttatccatcacacaagatcttaacATGTCTTCCAATGTTTGGATTGTCCGCTCTAATTGTCcgtctgtttgaggatggtatgctgtactcatatgcaattctgttcccaatgctttctggaaagctccccagaatctggaagtaaacctcggatctcgatctgaaacaattgaTGAAGGTATTCCGTGCAATCGTacaatttcttgaatatatatccgtgccagcctttctaatgtatagtcaactcgaatcggaaggaagtgcgctgatTTTGTCAACCTGTCTACAATTACCCAAATGGCATTGTGTccagttgaggtccttggcaatcccgtgacaaaatccatagtgatctgctcccatttccattgtggtatttctaagggttgcagggttcctgacggtttctggtgttccaccttcaccttctgacaggttaaacattttgagacataatcagctacctctttcttcaagcccggccaccagaacatttgtttcaaatcctgATACGTCTTtgttactccaggatgcatagaaaatctactttgatgagcttctgcaagaatcctttgccgcaaatctccagagctaggcacacaaattctgttcttgtatctccagaggctgctacgatctagtcttacagcttctggttcctctactttcatccgtcttagcatcgtcatcatttctgaatcctgtgcttgtgcttgctgaatcctaatcttaaaatctggtgttatatgcaattgggccaaacggactccacttgatgtctcagtcatagccaacttaaggtcctcaaattctgcgagtaacttttcttcctttatcatcatccaagagatattcaaattcttcctgctcaaagcgtctgccagcacgttcgcttttcctgggtgatagcttaacttaaaatcatagtccttcaggaactccatccaccttcgctgtcgcatattaagatccttctggtcaaagatatactttaaacttttgtggtcagagaaaacttctagctgagcgccatacaaatagtgcctccagatcttcagagcaaacactactgcagccaactccaaagtcatgcgtcggataatttcgttcatgaggtcttagctgccgggaagcataagccaccacatttttgtcttgcatcagcacacatccaagtcctttatgagaagcgtcacagtatacttcaaaaggtttctgtgggtcgggtagtactaatacatgtgcagttgttaacttctccttaagcatcttgaaacttctatcacactcagccgtccaaacgaacggaacttcctttcgtgtaaggtaagtcagaggtaaggctatctgtgaaaatcctttgatgaacctccggtaatatccagcaagtccgagaaaactccgaacttctgtaacggtcgtaggtggttcccattgcactactgcttcaatttttgaaggatccactgcaattcctccctgtgatataacgtaaatgcagtcttcggtatatctgactctttcactcgaatctggtgatagcccgatcgcaaatcaatcttcgaaaacacagttgcaccttttaactgatccattagatcatctattcgtggaagtggatacttgttcttgatagtgactttatttaaCTACCGGTAATCCACGCAAAGtcgcattccaccatccttcttctttactagcaatactggagctccccaaggtgatgcgctgggacgaataaatttctttccaagtagctcatccaactgcttcttcaactctgcaagttccaatggtgacatccggtacggtgctatggaaattGGTCTGGTTCCAGGTACaagttcaatgctgaattctatctctcgctgaggaggaaactcaagtatgtcgtccgggaaaacatcaggaaattgcttcaccactcggattcgttctaagcttagttcactatcatttgagctagccgctaacagaacgtaccccttaCAATCACTCCCATCTAAtgcaactcttacagaattccgATATAAAGTATGTCCTTCGTGGTTGCCAATTATAATTATTGTAGTTCCTTGGTGGAAATCCTTGACGACTTGCTTTAGAGGCAATTACCTTCTTAGCACATTCTTCCACTAACTTACACTTATTAACCAGCTCGGCAAAATTTCGTATCTCCAATGGAACTACTGAACTCATCAAATCCTCACGAAGGCCCCCTTCGAacttcaaacacttccattcttcaaagtcagcagGATTCCCTTGGCAGATCTTAGAGAAACGGCACAAGTCATCAAACTTACGGGCATATTCTGCAACAGTTGTGTTACCCTGtttcagctgcataagttccatctccttaGCATCACGAGCTGCCCTCGgaaaatactttttataaaattcatcCTTAAAAATATTCCAAGGAATATTGCCTTCACCTTGTTGCaacagtcgctgtatcccctgccaccaatgctcagcttctccttccagcatataagtagcaaactccacgtgcTGGCCTTCCGAAACATGCTGCGCTCGCAGTGATCGTTCAATAGCTCGAAACCAGTTGTCAGCATCAGTCGCCACGAGTGTACCTTTAAACTTAGGCGGTTTAACCTTCAGAAaagtcgcaagggtcataggtctttcgagatgccccaagttattctcatcatttcCACTATCTTCCCCATGCTCATTCTCATTCTCATTTCTCACTCCAAGACgatcaacagccctagccgctgctacTGCAGCCTCACGCATTGCCTCAGCCACCGCATTCATGGTAGTCATAAACGTCTCCTGCTCCCTCTCGTAGTTatcattaggaattccttcccgtacgcctcgtctccgtgaacccattgtggtcctgttcacaccaaacaatcattattaaggtgatcagtcttaacacttcaagtcaagtgtgaacactcccagaatgaaaacacagagacaatcatgcaacacatatcacatagatatcctataagcatgagacacacaacagagtatgcaatgaagcatagtcagtccactccccaggctctattgggaacgaactgctccgataccaaattgtaacgacccaactcccagtatgccatggtcatacaagaagctaagtgttactaacttatccctcttaattattaactattatttactatatgagcctgttccttgttagagcgatgccaattttacgggtagcttttttttttttattttatatcgtatcgttgcggataacaaggtaaaataaacaagcatatatTGGGAGTAACAGAAAagcggcataaagaaacatagagacacaactgataatatacatcatgtacactataacaaaatcctaacagataatgtcagactagagtgtcatcaaaagaatgccccttctgcagtcaagctatatctacacgtggccgttcggagaatcgccgtgaggctcgtccatctcctTATCCTGCtttatctctatctcaggatcctcctcctcctcatcgtccACAGCTGCAACTATgtcctcagatccaccagaaatactgctgtcactatgtacaaaaccattcgcgagcacaggtccgttcgcgtatataggagctaccccaccgTCTGGTAGTGctggctcatcaggctgtggaaagtcggggatcggctcagggggaaaatcgcactctggtggtatcacaggtacgtagtcatcagctaactcaggctcatcaggaatgataggctcaggtaccgcctcattcaaaggttgagctggtatagggtgctcaggattatcaggaaaaggatgtacatgtgcgtcaggatgtaaccaggataagggaaagtcgtaaggagcatcagggtcaaaatgcgggctagacagaggatgttgaaaagctcgattaggtaacgcatatcgtctaatacgaggctccaaacccataataaaataactgtgatgtaccggatcctcgtagacgtaagggtcctcgaactcataaaagatcacgcccgtctccatctgaggggggaggaagggagagaaggggtaagaactggggagttcttagtagggtcggggttgttagttacgttcatttattcgtattcgattagcagatggataatagaatacagtaaagtagtaaacagtagttaaaatagatagggaaaacagaaaatagaacacaaacagaagagtgcaagaaaataaagcatagacatagcactcaagcaaacaaacataaagaaattgatcaaacacaagtaggaatgcaacagagaataatgcacagacaagaatgatgcatgtctagtcctagtgcaggtaatgagctcatttgtcggtttctacccgctcccgacgtaacccagcattactagccggatatgggtttcctgttggctatacccctgtgtacaggaaataacccctctgccaccacagggtccactgcacgcaggaaataacacatctgccactgcagggttgtatgccgacacaccttctgtacacaggaaataacccctctgccactacagaaatggaacaggtggtcacggtacttctgtagtaggaaataacccctctgccttacagaaataaaatatggatctgtaccgcaggaaagcgtttctcagtggttgcaccattatctatctgactgctacAATGCAGTAGATGAACATATAGATATCTCTgaggttgccttaatgcaacagatgacctctcaataggtcctctactctttatcatattactctcttcgctttgtctctttattctgctctgtttGTTCCTTTCTCTGCGCTTCCTCACTTTATTCTGCTTCCtctatttaacgtatgtatttaaagcttatgtaaatttcggtatgattagttagcctgccccaagtataggttcattaagtctatactgaaacagtttaacttttcatataatacctaaccctattcgcaattcaaggactaactaataatgaggccttagcattgctaaagtcatcaaagagtgctggtgctaagctgcactagtaaattgtgaacctggttaaaccggttttctatttttaactaaaactgaccaggtaaccttataatattattcaagaagcttctaatactaatataatgataacatcatcctattatctctcttctctcataaatcgagtccggtttgtcaaactgagactatttacgaaaaaccgaattaaaactcctaaccgatacggttcaaaaactaggttcttcgcgactgCATCATCGAGCTTGCCTCGGGAAAGGTTCTAACCTAAGgataacataatgacaatgaggattaagATACTTGacgatatatcaaaggttttccccttactgatcttccggagaaattcgtactttcagaaaagatctcgcgtactcgaaaatcggggttgttacattagGGCCATTCGATGCTTTAGTACTTCttctctaatccgagctctttctcgggcttccgaaagtaggtcgagctcctccctttgaatttgggagttggtctcttcattgtagaggattacTCTGGGAGATCCTTCTACTATTTccactggaatcattgcctccattccataagcaagTAGGAAAGGTGATTCTCCTATGGTTGAATGtggtgttgtccgatatgcccataagacttgcgggagctcttcagcccaagctcccttggcgTCCTATAATCTCTGTTTTAACCCGgtcagtatgactttgttggcggcttccgcctgtccattagcttgtgagtgctctacagaggtgaactggtgcttgatctTTAGATCAGCTACCAGATTTCTAAAGCCTATGTCGGTGAATTAagtaccattatctgtggtgatggagcatgAGACCCCAAACATTGTGGTAATGTTTCTGTATAGAAATTTCCAACATCTTTGGGCTGTGGCATTAGCTAATGGCTCTgtttcaatccactttgtgaaatagtctatgcCCACAATGAGAAACTTGACTTGTCCGGATTCTTGGAAGAAAGGTCCAAGGAAGTCGAGTCCCCACTTtccgaatggccaaggtgaagtaATACAGATGAGCTCCTCAGGTGGAgttatgtggaagttggcatgcttctgcCAAGGTGGGTATGTCttgacaaactctgttgcttcccTTTGCACGGTCTGCCAGTAGAAAccggctcggagtacctttttggcaagGGCTCGTGCCCCAAGGTGAATGCtgcacatgccactgtggacttcttcgAGAACTTCTCTTGTATTggaggtcgggacgcattttaggaggggtgtagaGATTCCTATCTTATATAGGACGTCTTGtattatggtgtagtactgtgcttctcgtactagcctttttgcctcctttttattTGTGGGAAGTGTTTCTGACTTGAgatagttgattatgggagtcatccatccttgatcctgtcctgatctggctaggatcttttcttcctccaaggttgatggactttggagtgtttcttggatgagacttctattattaccccctggtttggtgatagctagttttgagagtgcatcagctcgggcattatGCTCTCGCGGTATATGTTGGACCTCATATCCCttgaattgtccgagctgttctttggttttgtcaagatattttttcatagtgggatccttagcttgatagctcccttctatttgcgaaATGACTACTTGGGAGTCACTAAAGATGGTCAGTCTTTGAGCCCCCACTTCCCTAGCtagcctcaaaccagccagtagtgcttcatattcagcttgattattcGAGGCAGGAAACTCAAATTTTAATGAGAGCtagatttgggttccctgatcgctttctaaaaTGATGCCTGCGCCACTCCTGGTTTTGTTTGAGGACCCATCTATATAAAGGCTCCACTTTGTGAGGGTGCCCTGGGTGTCAGTatactctgcgatgaagtcggctacGTACTGGGATTTaatagctgtccgagcttcatacttgatgtcgaattcggacaactcgactaccCATTGTAGGATt
The DNA window shown above is from Arachis ipaensis cultivar K30076 chromosome B08, Araip1.1, whole genome shotgun sequence and carries:
- the LOC110265309 gene encoding uncharacterized protein LOC110265309 — encoded protein: MNAVAEAMREAAVAAARAVDRLGVKPPKFKGTLVATDADNWFRAIERSLRAQHVSEGQHYFPRAARDAKEMELMQLKQGNTTVAEYARKFDDLCRFSKICQGNPADFEEWKCLKFEGGLREDLMSSVVPLEIRNFAELVNKCKLVEECAKKVIASKASRQGFPPRNYNNYNWQPRRTYFISEFCKSCIRWE